From the genome of Frankiales bacterium, one region includes:
- a CDS encoding DUF222 domain-containing protein, producing MTVVDDRDTAPGFRSVGLGFHPDWDVHDPIAWLTGDPSALLPLLDQPVDATDLILLEQVDVEAITEPAELIDYLSVVGRLEARLASLRLAAEAAFAAKSCPDPRVSSSYAEAAAEQEVAYATRNSAYGASKEIERALALKETFPGFRAALAAGEITERHCAALVDATRYMTDPDVLATIETAALEKARTLTASELRKHLDKLIARHDPAATVRAHKAAATRDVYRQPIGDGMAFLGVTHQAPVIDAVFDAIQAAGKALRAQRGGAEALRAGNDDAASGACRADALAALVLGDRGEDGELVYDASRTQTELHVVMDLDTLRAERDGLALLNGTPIPAPIAREVAAVADWWRRLVVDPVDGHLLDYGTRQYLPAALRDHVLHRDPICRRPGCTRRAQEMDHALPFPQGASDTTNCGGLCSRCHQVKTAGHATIEDCAADGSGTWVTRWRQRIRIPAQPVLEPPQRRASTAVAPGARPGAAHVRPHADTPEGEAPDPGGRTADPPEHPPF from the coding sequence ATGACCGTCGTCGACGACCGGGACACCGCCCCGGGCTTCCGTTCGGTGGGTCTCGGGTTCCACCCGGACTGGGACGTGCACGACCCGATCGCGTGGCTGACCGGCGACCCGAGCGCACTGCTGCCTCTGCTCGACCAGCCCGTCGACGCGACCGACCTGATCCTGCTCGAGCAGGTCGACGTCGAGGCGATCACCGAGCCGGCCGAGCTGATCGACTACCTCTCCGTGGTGGGGCGGCTCGAAGCCCGGCTGGCGTCATTGCGTCTGGCGGCGGAGGCGGCGTTCGCCGCGAAGTCGTGCCCGGACCCGAGGGTCAGCAGCTCGTACGCGGAGGCAGCGGCCGAGCAGGAGGTCGCCTACGCCACCCGCAACAGCGCCTACGGCGCGTCGAAGGAGATCGAACGCGCACTCGCGCTCAAGGAGACCTTCCCGGGGTTCCGTGCCGCGCTGGCCGCCGGGGAGATCACCGAGCGGCACTGCGCCGCCCTGGTCGACGCGACCCGGTACATGACCGACCCCGACGTGCTGGCCACGATCGAGACCGCGGCGCTGGAGAAGGCCCGCACCCTGACCGCCTCGGAGCTGCGCAAGCACCTCGACAAGCTCATCGCCCGCCACGACCCCGCCGCGACCGTCCGCGCCCACAAGGCCGCGGCGACGAGGGACGTGTACCGGCAGCCGATCGGCGATGGCATGGCGTTCCTCGGTGTCACGCACCAGGCGCCCGTGATCGACGCCGTGTTCGACGCGATCCAGGCCGCGGGCAAGGCTCTGCGCGCCCAGCGCGGCGGGGCCGAGGCGCTGCGCGCCGGGAACGACGACGCAGCGTCGGGTGCCTGCCGCGCGGACGCCCTGGCTGCTCTGGTCCTCGGTGACCGGGGCGAGGACGGCGAGCTGGTCTACGACGCGTCGCGGACGCAGACCGAGCTGCACGTCGTGATGGACCTCGACACCCTGCGCGCGGAGCGCGACGGGCTCGCACTCCTGAACGGAACCCCGATCCCCGCACCCATCGCCCGTGAGGTCGCCGCGGTCGCCGACTGGTGGCGCCGCCTGGTCGTCGACCCGGTCGACGGCCACCTGCTCGACTACGGCACCCGCCAGTACCTGCCCGCAGCGCTGCGCGACCACGTGCTGCACCGCGACCCGATCTGCCGGCGTCCCGGATGCACGCGCCGCGCCCAGGAGATGGACCACGCCCTCCCGTTCCCCCAAGGCGCGAGCGACACCACCAACTGCGGCGGCCTGTGCTCGCGCTGCCACCAGGTCAAGACCGCGGGACACGCGACCATCGAGGACTGCGCCGCCGACGGCTCGGGCACGTGGGTCACCCGATGGCGACAACGCATCCGCATCCCGGCCCAGCCCGTTCTCGAACCACCGCAACGACGAGCATCGACAGCCGTCGCACCAGGTGCCCGGCCCGGTGCCGCACACGTACGGCCCCACGCCGATACGCCGGAGGGCGAGGCACCCGACCCCGGCGGGCGCACAGCCGACCCACCCGAGCACCCGCCCTTCTAG